One region of Chryseobacterium sp. C-71 genomic DNA includes:
- the clpB gene encoding ATP-dependent chaperone ClpB, with amino-acid sequence MNLNQYTVKSQEAIQAAQQVAMEFGNQQIEPQHLLEGIFQIDENISPFLLKKSEADATLLRERNRENLEKLPKVQGGNIYLSQSANKVLLDAPNIAKKMGDEFVTIEHLWLSLLETNSEVSKTLKDMGVTKSLLEGGIKELRKGSTANSASSEETYQSLKKYAKNFNELAAEGKLDPVIGRDEEIRRVLQILSRRTKNNPILIGEPGVGKTAIAEGIAHRIISGDIPENLQDKTLYSLDMGALIAGAKYKGEFEERLKSVVNEVIKSEGQIILFIDEIHTLVGAGGGEGAMDAANILKPALARGELRAIGATTLNEYQKYFEKDKALERRFQKVMVEEPDMESAISILRGIKDKYEAHHKVRIKDEAIIAAVEMSQRYISDRFLPDKAIDLIDEASAKLRMEINSKPEELDVLDRKLMQMEIELAAISREGNQTKIDHLKEDISKISEERNEINAKWLKEKQKSEDLTSIKKDIESLKLEAERASRAGDYAKVAEIQYGKIKEKEDALQKLELEMQNHQNELIKEEVTADNISEVIGKWTGIPVTKLLQSEREKLLHLETELHHRVVGQEEAIEAVADAIRRNRAGLSDEKKPIGSFLFLGTTGVGKTELAKALAEFLFDDENNMTRIDMSEYQERHSVSRLVGAPPGYVGYDEGGQLTEAVRRRPYSVVLLDEIEKAHPDVFNTLLQVLDDGRLTDNKGRVVNFKNSIIIMTSNLGSHIIQENFENITEENQDEIVAKTKIEVFDLLKQTLRPEFLNRIDETVLFQPLRKKEIGKIVQYQLRGFNDLLLKRNIIMTATQDALNYLTNKGYDPVFGARPLKRVIQQEVLNKLSKEILAGTVNDGDRITLDYFEETGLVFRPTEK; translated from the coding sequence ATGAACTTAAACCAATATACCGTAAAATCACAGGAAGCCATCCAAGCCGCTCAGCAAGTAGCAATGGAATTTGGCAATCAGCAAATAGAACCTCAACATCTTTTGGAAGGAATCTTTCAAATAGATGAAAATATATCGCCTTTTTTATTAAAGAAATCTGAAGCAGATGCCACTTTGTTAAGAGAGCGCAACCGCGAAAATTTAGAAAAACTTCCAAAAGTGCAGGGTGGAAACATTTACCTTTCACAATCAGCGAACAAAGTTTTGCTTGATGCGCCCAACATCGCTAAAAAAATGGGTGATGAATTCGTAACGATCGAACATTTATGGCTTTCGCTTTTGGAAACAAATTCTGAAGTTTCGAAAACGTTGAAAGATATGGGCGTAACCAAAAGTCTTTTGGAAGGCGGAATTAAAGAATTAAGAAAAGGAAGTACTGCAAATTCTGCCAGTTCAGAAGAAACGTACCAGTCTTTAAAAAAATATGCTAAAAACTTCAACGAATTAGCCGCAGAAGGAAAATTAGATCCCGTAATCGGTCGCGATGAAGAAATCAGGAGAGTTTTACAAATTCTATCAAGAAGAACAAAAAACAACCCGATTCTGATTGGTGAACCTGGAGTTGGTAAAACCGCAATTGCAGAAGGAATTGCACACAGAATTATTTCCGGAGATATTCCTGAAAATCTGCAGGATAAAACTTTGTACTCTTTGGATATGGGTGCATTGATTGCCGGTGCAAAATACAAAGGTGAATTTGAAGAGCGTTTGAAATCTGTTGTGAATGAAGTTATCAAATCAGAGGGACAAATTATTCTTTTCATCGACGAGATCCACACTTTAGTAGGAGCTGGAGGCGGTGAAGGCGCAATGGATGCTGCAAATATCCTAAAACCTGCTTTGGCAAGAGGAGAATTAAGAGCAATCGGTGCAACCACTTTAAATGAATATCAAAAATATTTCGAAAAAGATAAAGCCTTAGAAAGACGTTTCCAGAAAGTAATGGTGGAAGAACCTGATATGGAATCTGCGATTTCTATTTTGCGTGGAATTAAAGATAAATATGAAGCTCACCACAAAGTAAGAATCAAAGACGAAGCAATTATTGCGGCGGTGGAAATGTCTCAACGATATATTTCAGACCGATTTTTGCCGGATAAAGCGATTGATTTGATTGATGAAGCTTCGGCTAAGTTGAGAATGGAAATCAATTCAAAACCTGAAGAACTGGATGTTCTCGACAGAAAACTGATGCAGATGGAAATTGAACTGGCAGCCATTTCAAGAGAAGGAAATCAAACCAAAATCGATCATTTAAAAGAAGATATTTCGAAAATTTCTGAAGAAAGAAACGAAATCAATGCTAAATGGCTGAAAGAAAAACAAAAATCTGAGGATTTAACATCCATCAAAAAAGATATAGAATCTCTGAAACTGGAAGCAGAAAGAGCTTCAAGAGCAGGAGATTATGCGAAAGTTGCTGAAATTCAGTACGGAAAAATTAAAGAGAAGGAAGATGCTTTGCAAAAACTTGAATTAGAAATGCAAAATCATCAGAATGAATTGATTAAGGAAGAGGTAACCGCAGACAATATCTCAGAAGTAATCGGAAAATGGACAGGAATTCCTGTTACAAAATTACTTCAATCTGAAAGAGAAAAATTATTGCACCTAGAAACCGAATTGCATCACAGAGTCGTCGGTCAGGAAGAAGCGATTGAAGCGGTTGCAGATGCCATCAGAAGAAACAGAGCCGGATTAAGCGACGAGAAAAAACCAATTGGAAGTTTCTTATTTTTAGGAACCACCGGAGTGGGTAAAACTGAGCTGGCAAAAGCTTTAGCTGAGTTTTTATTCGACGACGAAAACAATATGACGAGAATCGATATGAGTGAATATCAAGAGCGTCATTCTGTTTCTCGATTGGTTGGTGCGCCTCCGGGATATGTTGGGTATGATGAAGGTGGTCAATTAACGGAAGCAGTGAGAAGAAGACCTTATTCAGTGGTGCTTTTAGATGAAATTGAGAAAGCGCATCCTGATGTTTTCAACACATTGTTACAGGTTTTGGATGACGGTCGTTTGACGGATAATAAAGGTAGAGTTGTGAATTTCAAAAACTCGATTATCATTATGACTTCAAATCTGGGTTCACATATTATTCAGGAGAATTTTGAGAATATTACAGAGGAAAATCAGGATGAAATTGTCGCTAAAACAAAAATTGAAGTTTTTGATTTATTAAAGCAAACGCTTCGTCCGGAATTTCTGAACAGAATTGATGAAACTGTGCTGTTCCAGCCTTTAAGAAAAAAAGAAATCGGAAAAATCGTTCAGTATCAGTTGAGAGGTTTCAATGATTTGTTGCTGAAAAGAAATATCATTATGACTGCAACACAAGATGCCTTGAATTATTTAACTAACAAAGGTTACGACCCGGTTTTTGGAGCAAGGCCTTTAAAAAGAGTCATTCAGCAGGAAGTTTTGAATAAATTATCCAAAGAAATCCTCGCTGGAACCGTGAATGACGGCGACAGAATTACGCTGGATTATTTCGAGGAGACAGGTTTGGTTTTTAGACCGACAGAAAAATAA
- a CDS encoding endonuclease/exonuclease/phosphatase family protein — protein MNFRFSIVLLMFFALGFSQDLKVMSFNIRLNVDSDKENAWPNRRQDVADLLTYYHPDFFGVQEALPEQMKDIKMSLKNYDYVGVGRDDGKEKGEFSAIFYDTKKLQIVKSGTFWLSETPEKPSKGWDAALNRICTYAIFKDKDSKKEFLAMNIHFDHIGNIARVKSSELILKKAKELNPKNLPLVLTGDFNLTEDSEPVKILSQNLEDTFYNAEKKHYGPVGTFTAFNVNEVPKDRIDYIFTKGFKIKSHRHINDRRENLLYPSDHFPVLVDLQF, from the coding sequence ATGAATTTCAGATTTTCAATCGTATTGCTGATGTTTTTTGCATTAGGTTTTTCTCAGGATCTTAAAGTGATGAGTTTTAATATCAGACTCAATGTAGATTCCGACAAAGAAAATGCTTGGCCAAACAGGAGACAGGATGTTGCAGACTTATTGACGTATTATCATCCGGATTTTTTCGGCGTTCAGGAAGCACTTCCCGAGCAGATGAAAGATATTAAAATGAGTTTGAAAAATTACGATTACGTTGGAGTCGGAAGAGATGATGGAAAGGAAAAAGGGGAATTTTCAGCGATATTTTATGATACTAAAAAACTTCAGATTGTAAAATCAGGAACCTTCTGGCTTTCTGAAACTCCAGAAAAACCTTCGAAAGGCTGGGATGCTGCATTGAATAGAATTTGTACCTATGCGATTTTTAAAGATAAAGATTCAAAGAAAGAATTTCTGGCAATGAATATTCATTTTGACCACATCGGAAATATCGCAAGAGTAAAATCCTCAGAATTAATCTTGAAAAAAGCGAAAGAGCTGAATCCTAAAAATTTACCTCTAGTATTAACAGGTGATTTTAATTTAACAGAAGATTCTGAGCCCGTAAAAATTCTTTCACAAAATCTGGAAGATACTTTCTACAATGCAGAAAAGAAACATTATGGTCCGGTGGGAACATTCACAGCATTTAATGTCAATGAAGTTCCGAAAGACAGGATCGATTATATTTTCACAAAAGGGTTTAAAATAAAATCTCACAGACACATCAACGACAGACGGGAAAATCTTCTTTATCCTTCAGACCATTTCCCGGTTTTGGTTGATTTGCAGTTTTAA
- a CDS encoding FKBP-type peptidyl-prolyl cis-trans isomerase: MKKQTIALLCIAIFSLSCAQESDSKKNGKYTDDQKASYYIGLNIAQSMKQEGFKVDADLLAQAIKEEMEGKKKLMPAEEMTAFMQDFMQKQHEKKQAAAGLQATENKKKGLDFLAKNKSNPKVKTTASGLQYEVLQEGDGKTKPKASDVVQVKYTGKLLDGTVFDSTDKNGGNPMDINLGSVIRGWTEGIQLMSKGSKYRFYIPSDLAYGDNGAGAAIPAGATIIFDVELVNIK; encoded by the coding sequence ATGAAAAAACAGACTATTGCATTACTTTGCATAGCCATCTTTAGTCTTTCTTGTGCTCAGGAAAGCGATTCAAAGAAAAACGGTAAATATACAGACGACCAAAAAGCTTCTTATTATATAGGTCTAAACATTGCTCAAAGCATGAAACAGGAAGGTTTCAAGGTAGATGCTGACCTTTTGGCTCAGGCTATCAAAGAAGAAATGGAAGGCAAAAAGAAGTTGATGCCGGCTGAAGAAATGACTGCCTTTATGCAAGACTTTATGCAGAAGCAGCATGAAAAAAAGCAAGCAGCGGCGGGATTGCAAGCAACGGAAAATAAGAAAAAAGGCCTGGATTTTCTTGCGAAAAATAAAAGTAACCCTAAGGTGAAAACCACTGCTTCAGGTTTGCAGTATGAGGTGTTGCAGGAAGGTGATGGAAAAACAAAACCAAAAGCATCAGATGTTGTACAGGTAAAATATACCGGAAAACTTCTGGATGGAACTGTTTTCGATTCTACAGACAAAAATGGAGGTAATCCAATGGATATCAACCTCGGTAGCGTAATCAGAGGATGGACGGAAGGTATCCAACTCATGAGTAAAGGTTCTAAATACAGATTTTATATCCCTTCAGATCTTGCTTACGGAGATAACGGAGCGGGTGCCGCAATTCCTGCAGGTGCTACCATTATCTTTGATGTAGAATTGGTGAATATAAAATAG
- a CDS encoding M1 family metallopeptidase, with protein MKRIFLIVASVLFWQISAQELYMPRNIKKAYENGTRNISGAPGKNYWQNKGIYDVEVKVDAKTKIVSGKETIVYSNNSPNDLDELAIRFVNNLHKPESPRSGSVSKDFLSSGLKIKSFIVDGSAYNVNSESWGTVEKVKLQTVLKSKSKAEVKIEWEYPLSVQSGREGQIDSETFYVAYSFPRISVYDDYNGWDMLPHSDRQEFYNDFNDYSFAISVPKNYVVWSTGDFLNPEEVLQPEYLNRFKNSLTSDEIIHIANEAEMKSGKVTKNNKWNIWKFKANNITDFCFALSNHYVWDGSSVQLHTKRASVQAGYKAGAKDFEHYVEWMRYNLDWFSKNWPGVEYPFPTMTAIQGYADMEYPMMINDTSIPDDFQDARLTADHEIAHTYFPFYMGINETRYAFMDEGWATTLEYLIGIDENGKDAAEKFYKNFRVKRWINDASAEQDQPIITMSTQVSGAGYGNNSYVKSSLSYLALKDYLGDDLFKKALHHYMDNWNGKHPIPWDYFYSMNTGSGKNLNWFFNNWFYTNYYIDLKITNAGQQKGKLMVKVDNVGGFAVPFDAVVTYEDQSVDKTHFTPQIWENDQKKAVISISTKKKVKSVMLDGGLFMDYTPDDNLKNL; from the coding sequence ATGAAAAGGATATTTTTAATTGTAGCTTCTGTTTTGTTTTGGCAAATTTCCGCTCAGGAATTGTATATGCCGAGAAATATTAAAAAAGCTTACGAAAACGGAACCCGCAATATTTCAGGAGCACCTGGAAAAAACTACTGGCAGAACAAAGGAATTTATGATGTTGAGGTAAAAGTAGATGCTAAAACGAAAATTGTTTCGGGAAAAGAAACGATTGTTTACAGCAACAACAGTCCGAATGATTTAGATGAATTGGCAATACGCTTTGTGAACAATCTGCACAAACCAGAATCTCCAAGATCGGGCTCTGTGTCAAAAGATTTTTTATCATCAGGTTTAAAAATTAAATCTTTCATCGTTGATGGTTCTGCGTACAACGTTAACAGCGAAAGTTGGGGAACAGTAGAAAAAGTAAAGCTTCAGACCGTTTTAAAATCGAAATCAAAAGCTGAAGTGAAAATTGAATGGGAATATCCTCTGTCTGTACAAAGCGGAAGGGAAGGGCAGATCGATTCTGAAACTTTTTATGTCGCTTATTCTTTCCCGAGAATTTCTGTATATGACGACTATAACGGCTGGGATATGCTTCCGCATTCTGACCGACAGGAGTTCTACAATGATTTTAATGATTACTCTTTTGCGATTTCTGTCCCGAAAAATTATGTGGTTTGGTCTACGGGTGATTTTCTGAATCCTGAAGAAGTTTTGCAACCGGAATATTTGAATCGATTTAAAAATTCTCTCACAAGCGATGAGATTATTCATATTGCTAACGAAGCAGAAATGAAATCTGGTAAAGTCACCAAAAATAACAAATGGAATATCTGGAAATTTAAAGCCAATAATATTACAGATTTTTGTTTTGCTTTGAGCAATCATTATGTCTGGGACGGCTCAAGTGTTCAGTTACACACCAAAAGAGCAAGTGTACAGGCGGGTTACAAAGCGGGCGCAAAAGATTTTGAACATTATGTAGAATGGATGCGCTATAATCTCGATTGGTTTTCAAAAAACTGGCCGGGTGTAGAATATCCTTTTCCGACAATGACGGCAATTCAGGGTTATGCAGATATGGAATATCCAATGATGATCAACGATACAAGTATTCCCGATGATTTTCAAGATGCAAGACTGACGGCTGATCATGAAATTGCACACACCTATTTTCCTTTTTATATGGGAATCAACGAAACCCGTTATGCTTTTATGGATGAGGGCTGGGCAACGACTTTGGAATATTTAATCGGAATTGATGAGAACGGAAAAGATGCCGCCGAAAAATTTTATAAAAACTTCCGTGTCAAGCGATGGATTAATGACGCTTCCGCAGAGCAGGATCAACCCATCATCACGATGAGTACACAGGTAAGTGGCGCGGGTTACGGAAATAATTCTTATGTGAAGTCATCGCTGTCATATTTAGCATTAAAAGATTATCTGGGAGATGATTTGTTTAAAAAAGCTTTACATCATTATATGGATAATTGGAATGGGAAGCATCCGATTCCGTGGGATTATTTTTATTCGATGAATACAGGATCTGGGAAAAATTTGAATTGGTTTTTCAACAATTGGTTTTACACCAATTATTATATCGATTTAAAAATAACAAATGCGGGTCAGCAAAAAGGAAAATTAATGGTTAAGGTCGATAATGTAGGAGGTTTTGCAGTTCCTTTTGATGCCGTCGTGACCTACGAAGATCAGTCGGTTGATAAAACTCATTTTACTCCTCAAATCTGGGAAAATGATCAGAAAAAAGCAGTGATTTCTATTTCAACAAAGAAGAAAGTAAAATCTGTAATGCTTGATGGTGGGCTTTTTATGGATTATACACCGGATGATAATTTGAAAAATTTGTAG